Proteins encoded within one genomic window of Synechococcales cyanobacterium T60_A2020_003:
- a CDS encoding YebC/PmpR family DNA-binding transcriptional regulator, whose translation MAGHSKWANIKRQKARVDAVKGKTFAKLSRAIIMAARHGGADPAGNFQLRTAIERAKAAGIPNDNIDRAIAKGSGTLGADADQLEEIRYEGYGPGGVAVLIETLTDNRNRTAADLRAAFSKNGGNLGETGCVSWMFAQKGVVTIKGTIDEDALLEDSLEGGAESYELIEMDEEPGAEVFCAIADLETLNQTLSDRGYTIDQAELRWIPENTLEVSDPDQARSLLKLMDALEDLDDVQNVTANFDMAEELMAVGV comes from the coding sequence ATGGCAGGACATAGCAAGTGGGCAAACATTAAGCGTCAAAAAGCGCGGGTGGATGCAGTGAAAGGCAAAACCTTCGCAAAACTCTCACGGGCGATTATTATGGCGGCTCGTCATGGCGGTGCCGACCCTGCCGGAAATTTCCAGCTTCGCACCGCCATCGAAAGGGCCAAAGCTGCCGGAATTCCGAACGATAATATTGACCGGGCGATCGCCAAAGGATCGGGAACCCTGGGCGCAGATGCCGATCAGCTTGAGGAAATCCGCTATGAAGGGTACGGCCCTGGCGGAGTTGCGGTGCTGATCGAAACGCTGACGGACAACCGCAACCGTACCGCCGCTGACCTCCGCGCCGCCTTTAGCAAAAATGGGGGCAACCTGGGGGAAACGGGCTGTGTAAGCTGGATGTTTGCTCAGAAAGGAGTCGTCACGATTAAAGGGACGATAGATGAGGATGCGCTGTTGGAGGATTCCCTAGAAGGAGGAGCGGAATCCTACGAACTGATTGAAATGGACGAGGAACCCGGAGCCGAGGTGTTTTGCGCGATCGCTGATCTGGAAACCCTCAACCAAACCTTGAGCGATCGCGGCTACACCATCGATCAGGCCGAACTGCGCTGGATTCCCGAAAATACCCTCGAAGTTTCCGACCCCGACCAGGCGCGATCGCTCCTCAAGCTCATGGATGCCCTAGAAGATCTAGACGATGTGCAAAACGTGACGGCAAACTTCGACATGGCCGAAGAGTTGATGGCGGTCGGTGTTTAA